In a genomic window of bacterium:
- a CDS encoding type II secretion system F family protein encodes MPQFRYEGKAVNGQLIEGVLEARNAEELTAFLRRQRITVTKIKKKSKAMNMTIGTGVKAIEISRFTRQFAVMIEAGLPLVQCLDILSEQSENAVLASTIGKVRDTVASGTTLAAAMAKHKKIFNDLYVNMIEAGEMGGALESILRRLADYREKADKLARKVKGALIYPAMMLIMTVGMTFVMLTFIIPIFADMFSELGGILPKPTKVVIGVSDFLVSNIVFIILGTAALVATYVVLNSKKNTRYYIDLVKLKIPMFGPLLKKTAVARFCRTLGTLLRSGVNLIDALNITAKTSGNLVLTRAIHKSMISISEGETITAPLAESKVFPAMVIQMIGVGEKTGNMDEMLEKIAEFYDDEVDAAVSALTSMIEPVVIVVMGSVIGALLIAMYLPMFDIIGQIK; translated from the coding sequence ATGCCTCAATTTAGATACGAAGGCAAAGCGGTTAACGGCCAGTTGATCGAGGGCGTCCTTGAAGCGAGAAATGCCGAAGAATTAACTGCCTTTTTAAGACGTCAAAGAATAACTGTCACTAAAATAAAGAAAAAGTCCAAGGCCATGAACATGACCATTGGGACAGGCGTGAAAGCAATTGAAATATCTCGTTTTACTCGCCAATTCGCTGTGATGATCGAAGCGGGTTTACCTCTGGTTCAATGTCTCGATATTCTTTCGGAACAATCAGAAAATGCCGTGTTAGCCTCAACAATCGGTAAAGTCAGGGATACAGTCGCTTCTGGAACCACGCTCGCAGCTGCGATGGCCAAACACAAAAAAATATTTAATGATCTGTATGTCAATATGATTGAAGCGGGTGAAATGGGTGGTGCTCTCGAATCCATCCTCCGAAGACTTGCTGATTACCGTGAAAAAGCCGATAAACTCGCCAGAAAGGTCAAAGGTGCACTTATATATCCTGCCATGATGCTCATCATGACTGTCGGTATGACTTTTGTTATGTTGACCTTTATCATCCCGATCTTTGCGGATATGTTCAGCGAATTGGGTGGAATTCTTCCTAAACCAACAAAGGTAGTTATAGGTGTCTCTGACTTTTTAGTCTCCAATATCGTTTTTATTATTCTTGGTACTGCAGCATTAGTTGCAACATATGTAGTATTGAATAGCAAAAAGAATACAAGATACTATATAGATTTGGTTAAACTTAAGATCCCAATGTTTGGACCTCTTCTCAAAAAAACCGCAGTTGCAAGATTCTGCCGAACCCTTGGAACTCTTCTCCGAAGTGGTGTCAATCTTATAGATGCTCTCAATATTACAGCAAAAACATCCGGTAATTTGGTCTTAACGAGGGCTATTCATAAATCCATGATATCCATCTCCGAAGGAGAAACTATTACGGCTCCTCTTGCCGAGTCTAAAGTGTTCCCTGCTATGGTTATCCAAATGATTGGAGTGGGAGAAAAAACTGGTAATATGGATGAGATGCTTGAGAAGATCGCCGAGTTTTACGACGATGAAGTCGATGCAGCTGTCTCGGCATTAACTAGCATGATCGAACCGGTTGTTATCGTCGTCATGGGATCAGTTATCGGAGCCCTGCTTATAGCCATGTACCTTCCTATGTTCGATATCATTGGTCAAATTAAATAA